Below is a genomic region from Xylophilus sp. GW821-FHT01B05.
GTAGAGGTTCTCTCGGCGCTTGGCCGTGCCTTGAAGCTCGACTCCGACGAACGGCGTCATCTCTTCCGGCTCAGCGACCGAGCTCCTCCGGGTATGCCGCCATCGGGGCCCGAGGTTGTTCCTGCCGCGCTGCTGCGCATGCTGGAGAGCATGACCGGACAGCCAGCCTACGTGCTCGGGCGCCGGTGGGATGTTCTCGCCTGGAACCACGCAGCTGAGGCCGTGTTCGGCGATTACGACCTGTTGCAGGGCGACGAGCGAAACATCATGCACATGGTGTTCGCCAATCCGGATCATCGGCGGAAAGTAGTGGACTGGGGAATCATGGCGCCGATCGCTCTCGCTAACTTCCGCGCCGATAGCGTGCGTTTCGCCGGAGATCCGGACTTCGAACGCCTGATCACGCTGTTAAGCAGCAAGAGCCCTGAATTTCGAGCGTCGTGGTCAAAGCACGAAGTGTCGAGTGCCGTGGCTGGCTTCAAGCGCATCGACCAGCCTACTGTTGGGCGCATGGTGTTCGAATACACGAGGCTTTCCGTTCTTGACCATTCCGAGATGAAGCTCGTCATCTATACCCCGCTGCAAGAGGAAGACACCGCGGAGAAGCTCGATCGGCTCCTTGGTTCCGCCTAAAGAGTTCGCCAAGATTCAGCTTCGTACGCTGCCCTTGGAGGTGCGCCTTTTCGCTACCCCGCTGCGACATCTGCAGCACCGCACAACCAAGACGATCAACAGCCGATGCAAGGTCGACCGGATTGACCGCCGACCACCGTGAGACCAGGAAACAACTAATTGAGTTATCGGGTACATCCCGTCTGCCGAAGGCAAAAACGCACTGCTGCCTTCAATTTCCGAATGGTTCATGCCCGACCTCAACTAATGCGCCACTCTGTGGAAACAGCGGCGTTTCACCTTTGATTCTGGCTGTAGTCTTGGTCTAGGGATGTTCTGCAGGACACGATCTGCAATCGCAGCTGAATGAATAAGGTGATGCCGACGCGACCTGATGCATTGATCGAGCAAGCTCGGCAACGATTTGCTGCGCTTGGTAGCCGCTTTGGCCGCCCTGCAGGCCTGGTTCGGGCCTTCCAGACGCACTCATTCCCTGGCCTCCATCAACTTCTCCGCACCATCCACAAGTTCGACGGCGCGAACAGCGTGACGATCTGCGCTGTGTTTTTTGCCAAGCCGCGATAGCGCACTTTCGTGAACCCGAATTGCTGCTTGATCACCCGGAACGGGTTCTCGACCTTGGCTCGGATGCTGGCCTTCATCTTCTCGACACGCTCGGCCACGAACTCCGGCTCGATGAACGGGTTGAGCAGCCTGCGCTTGCCCGGGCGCATCGCCACATGCCAAGTCGGCCCTGCAGCCTCTGCCCGCTTGTGCACGCCCTGGTAGCCCGAGTTCCCGAAGGCCGCGTCCTCCTCGCCGTGCAGCAACGCTCCGGCTACGTTGATGTCGCTCACATTGGCCGACGTCCCCACCACCGTGTGTGCACCAGCCCCGACGCGGCATCCACGCCGATGCGGGCTTTCATGCCAAAGCACCACGGGTTGCCCTTCTTGACCTGATGCATTTCCGGGTCGCGCTCGCCTTCAAGGTTCTTGGTCGAACTCGGTGCCGCGATCAGCGTGGCATTCACAGCAGCTCAGGTGGATTTCAGTGGGTGCCCCTGGAACGCTGTTTTGATTAAAAGCCGTTTGATGACAACGACTTGCAGCGCTTCATGGATTTCCACGGATTTCCGTGGATCGATGCAGTGGAGCGGGTGAAGGGAATCGAACCCTCGTATGAAGCTTGGGAAGCTGCCGTTCTACCATTGAACTACACCCGCATCGTAAGTTGCTGATTTCAAACAACTTTCTAAGAGCCGAAGCTGCGTGGTGGGGCAGTTCGGTGGGGCGATTCTAACTGTACTTCAGGCCTTGTCGGGGGCGCTGGCGCCGTCACTGAAGGCCGATGCTTGCGGCCTCAAGTATTGGGCGACACTGGTTACAGTTAAGCGACGGAGGCCTCACTCTGCGACCTCATCCATGACCATTACCTTGAAACGTTTGATTCGGAAAATCGTCCTTGCAATGACAGCACTTTTAGTCCTTCTAGCCCTTTTTGGTGTTGCCTATGAGCGCATCGGCCAGCATCAAGCCGTGAGCGAATTCCCAGCGCCTGGCCAGATGGTGGACATCGGTGGGCGCAGGATTCAACTCGATTGCCGGGGCTCGGGTTCCCCGACCGTCGTGTTCGAGTCGGGCTTGGACCTCAGCGGTTCCCTGAGTTGGTCGGCAGTGCATGACCCGGTTGCGCAACATACGCGAGCCTGCGCATACAGCCGTGCGGGAATGATGTGGAGCGACCCTGTGGATGGCCCGGTGAGCGCCAAACGTGTCGCAGAAGATCTGCATGCAGTCCTGAACAAGGCTGGCGAGCACGCTCCGTTTGTGATGGTCGGCCACTCGCTGGGGGGCCCTTACGTCATGACCTACACCAAGTATTTTGGTGCCGATGTCGCGGGGCTGGTTTTTGTCGATGCGTCACACCCGGAGCAAGTCGCACGGACCCGCGCCGTGATGCCCGAGCCCAGCACCGGGGCCCTCAAGGTCGTTGCGGCGCTGGGATGGTCTGGCGCTGTGCGGGCCGCCGCGCCGCTGTTGATTCCGCAGTCACCGAACCAGCCGGCCTCTCAGGCCGAAACGGTGCGGGCCTATGCATCGACATCGCTGCGCGCACTCTCCGCAGAAAACGATGCGCTCGACAGCACGCTGGCCGAAGCCGGGACTTTTCGGCAGCTTGGGAGCCGCCCGCTGTTTGTCATGACCGCGATGAAGCCACTCTCTCCAGCCGCCCTGGCGACGCTGAAGATGACGCCAGAGCAGGGCGCCCAGCTCAAGGCCGTCTGGAAGGAGTTGCAAGACGACGAGGCCACCTGGTCTTCGCAGAGCAAGCATCAGCTTCTGGTCAATTCCGATCACTACATCCAGTTTGACGACCCTGCTGCCGTTGTGCAGGCGGTGCGCTTTGTCGTTGACCAGGTTCGTGCGGACGGGGCCGTCAAGCCTTGATGATTTGCACCGCGGGCGCTGCCCCCGCGCCGTGCTCGCGCACATAGCGCCGCAGCCCGTCGACATCGCGTACGTCGACGCTGCCATATTGCACCTGCACCAGTCCCGCGTGCTCAAGCTCATGCAGCGCGCGGTGTGCAATCTGGCGCGACAGGCCCGCCAGCCGGCCAACCTCTTCCTGTGAGATCTGCAGCAGGTGCCCGGTCAGCGGGTTGAGCTGCGGATTGAATAGCTCGGCCAGGCAGTAGGCCACGCGCGAGGCCACGTCGTGCATGCGGTAGCTCTCGACCAGGGCGACGAACTGCCCGAGCCGGGCGTTCAACTGGTCGAGCAGAAAACGGTTGAACGACAGGCTGGTGTCCACCAGGTGATGAAAGGTGGAGCTTGGCACCAGCGCTATACGGGTTTCGCGCAGCGCGACCACTTCGTAGGGCCGCAGTTCGCCCTTCAGCAAGGAGCCCTCACCCAGCCAGCCGCCGTCGGAGACACCGATGAAGGTCGTGCTGCGCCCATCTGCGGCCACGTTGTCGACCTTCACCATGCCTTCGACGACACCGATCCAGTGCAGGGCGGGTGCGCTCTTGCTGAACAGCACGGCGCCGGCCGGATAGACCCGCTCCTGGGTTTCGCTCTCAACCTTGTGTAACTGTTCTGCACTCAATCCACGGGCCCAGACCGAGGCCCGCAGCATCGCGATCGTCTGGGATGGGTGGTTTGTCATTTGGAAGATATTTTTTTTTGGACTTGCGGCCTAGCATGCGACGCGCAGGCCCTGGTTCGGGTGCCTGAGTCTAAGAAAACAGCAATAGGAGACAAGCATGACAAACCCCATCCCGGGCGCGGGCCTCGTCGCGTCACCTCTTTGTGCGGCGCTTTGTGCCGCAGGCCTGCTGGTCGGTTGCGGCGGCGGCGACGGTCCCCCCGCTGCGCCGCCAGTGGCGTCGGCACAGGCGCAGTGCGACGCGCTCTCTGGCACCTCTGTGGGCGGAGCCACGCTGGGCAAGGCGACCTTGGTCGCGGCGGCGGCTGGCGTCGGCGAATACTGCAAGGTCGTCGGCACCATCCACAGCACGCTGAACTTCGAGGTGCACCTGCCCAGCAACTGGAACAACAAGCTGCTGTACCAAGGCGGCGGCGGTTGGGATGGCGCGATCACGATCACGCCCATTTCGCCCAGCGGCGCAACCGCCGGCTACGTGCTGGTTGCCTCTGACGGCGGGCGCCAGGGCAGCGCCCTCGATGCCTCGTCGTTCCTGAACAACCCCACCGGCCAGGCCGACTTTGGCTACCTGTCGATCCATACGGTCTACGAGGTGGCCAAGCTGATCGTGAACCGGCGCTACAAGGCCGATGCCGCGCAGAGCTATTTCGAGGGCTGCTCGAATGGCGGCCGCGAGGCCCTGATCCAGGCCACGCGCTTCCCGAA
It encodes:
- a CDS encoding helix-turn-helix transcriptional regulator is translated as MDMPLTSEDTRRRELADFLRSRRERLSPEDVALPNGARRRTPGLRREEVALLAGVGATWYTWLEQGRAVRPSVEVLSALGRALKLDSDERRHLFRLSDRAPPGMPPSGPEVVPAALLRMLESMTGQPAYVLGRRWDVLAWNHAAEAVFGDYDLLQGDERNIMHMVFANPDHRRKVVDWGIMAPIALANFRADSVRFAGDPDFERLITLLSSKSPEFRASWSKHEVSSAVAGFKRIDQPTVGRMVFEYTRLSVLDHSEMKLVIYTPLQEEDTAEKLDRLLGSA
- a CDS encoding alpha/beta hydrolase; the encoded protein is MTITLKRLIRKIVLAMTALLVLLALFGVAYERIGQHQAVSEFPAPGQMVDIGGRRIQLDCRGSGSPTVVFESGLDLSGSLSWSAVHDPVAQHTRACAYSRAGMMWSDPVDGPVSAKRVAEDLHAVLNKAGEHAPFVMVGHSLGGPYVMTYTKYFGADVAGLVFVDASHPEQVARTRAVMPEPSTGALKVVAALGWSGAVRAAAPLLIPQSPNQPASQAETVRAYASTSLRALSAENDALDSTLAEAGTFRQLGSRPLFVMTAMKPLSPAALATLKMTPEQGAQLKAVWKELQDDEATWSSQSKHQLLVNSDHYIQFDDPAAVVQAVRFVVDQVRADGAVKP
- a CDS encoding Crp/Fnr family transcriptional regulator — its product is MTNHPSQTIAMLRASVWARGLSAEQLHKVESETQERVYPAGAVLFSKSAPALHWIGVVEGMVKVDNVAADGRSTTFIGVSDGGWLGEGSLLKGELRPYEVVALRETRIALVPSSTFHHLVDTSLSFNRFLLDQLNARLGQFVALVESYRMHDVASRVAYCLAELFNPQLNPLTGHLLQISQEEVGRLAGLSRQIAHRALHELEHAGLVQVQYGSVDVRDVDGLRRYVREHGAGAAPAVQIIKA